In the genome of Falco naumanni isolate bFalNau1 chromosome 5, bFalNau1.pat, whole genome shotgun sequence, the window ATTGATCTGAATAGTGACTCAGTTGCAAGCAGTAAATGGCATCTCCTGGACTTCAGAAATATGCAGGTTCTTCTCTTTGTGCATGCCACAGTACATTCCTTATTGCGTAAGATTGTATCTGGAGGTTTTGTTGTACAGCAAATATAGGAACAAGTTAAAAATCTTGATTTCAGGTAACTAGGAGAGCCTTAGCCATATAAGTTCTAGCAGGCATTATATATTGATGTCTAGCATCAATAAAACTTCTACTATGTTCTGTAAAATCTAATGTTCTTCAAGCATGcttttagtagggcctgtagtgataggacaagggataatggctttaaactaaacgagagtagatttagatcagatatcaggaagaaattctgtactgtgagggtggtgagacactggaacaggttgcccagagaagctgtggatgccccatccctggaagtgttcaaggccaggctggatggggctgtgagcagcctggtctggtggaaggtgtccctgcccatggcagggggttggaactaggtgatctttaaggtcctttccaacccaaacccttctatgagattctatgattctatgattactATGTAGCAGGACTGCTGCCTTGAAGATTCCTTGGAGGAATTGTTAGCTTGTCATGGTAGCATGTCTGTGATTGTCTTGTTGCAAACATTTTAGAGAGTCATGGAATTGGTGTTTGAGAAACAAGGATCTGCAAGATGTAATAGCATCCAGCAGTATCACAGTGtatgtgctgtattttttgGATTATCTGTAGACAGCTGGCTTCTAAGAAAATACTTAGTCTTGAGGTGATTTAGGCAGGATGGCAGATTGCAGAATGAATGGTGGAGCACAGAGTTCATGCCTTTCTTGTTAACTGGGTATGTATTTATTTTCGATTTTAGGTTGGAGGCAGTAAGCACACAATGAATGAGCACCTCCATGTTGGTAGCCATGGACAAATCCAGGTTCAGCAGCTGTTTGAAGATAATAGTAACAAGAGGACGGTTCTGACAACACAGCCAAATGGACTTACAACGCTAGGCAAATCTGGATTGCCAGTGGTTCAAGACAGACAGTCAGAGAGTGCTCACAGACGACAAGGGAGCACCAGCTCTTTAAAATCTACAGATGGAACAGGGAAGGTGAAGGCCTCTGTTATGACACCAGAGCAGGCAATGAAGCAATACATGCAAAAATTAACAGCTTTTGAGCATCATGAGATTTTTAGCTACCCTGAAATATACTTTTTGGGTCCAAATGCAAAGAAGCGGCAAGGTGTGATTGGTGGTTCAAACAACTGTGGGTATGACGATGACCAAGGGTCTTATATACAAGTACCCCACGATCATATTGCATACAGGTATGAAGTCCTGAAAGTTATAGGAAAAGGAAGCTTTGGGCAGGTGGTGAAGGCCTACGATCACAAGATGCATCAACATGTGGCACTAAAAATGGTGAGAAATGAAAAACGTTTCCACCGCCAAGCTGCGGAAGAAATTAAGATCCTGGAACACCTCCGGAAACAAGATAAGGATAACAACATGAATGTTATTCACATGTTGGAAAACTTCACATTCCGCAGCCATATCTGCATGACATTTGAATTGCTGAGCATGAACCTGTATgaattaattaagaaaaacaagtttcagGGCTTTAGCCTGCCTTTGGTCCGCAAGTTTGCTCACTCAATTTTACAGTGCTTGGATGCTTTGCACAAAAACAGAATCATTCACTGTGACCTTAAACCTGAGAACATTCTGTTGAAGCAACAGGGTAGAAGTGGTATTAAAGTGATTGATTTTGGCTCCAGTTGTTACGAGCATCAGCGTGTCTACACCTACATTCAGTCGCGTTTTTACCGTGCACCTGAAGTCATCCTTGGTGCTCGTTATGGGATGCCCATAGATATGTGGAGCTTGGGCTGTATTCTAGCAGAGCTCCTCACCGGTTATCCACTTCTACCTGGAGAAGATGAAGGAGACCAGCTGGCTTGTATGATTGAGCTATTGGGCATGCCTTCTCCAAAACTCTTAGATTCATCCAAGCGAGCCAAAAACTTTGTGAGCTCTAAGGGTTATCCCCGCTACTGCAGCATCACAACCTTGTCTGATGGCTCTGTTATACTTAATGGTGGACGCTCTCGGAGGGGAAAGCTACGTGGCCCTCCAGAGAGCAGAGAATGGGGTAATGCATTAAAGGGATGTGATGATCCCCTGTTCCTTGACTTCTTAAAACAGTGTTTAGAATGGGATCCTGCTATCCGTATGACACCCAGCCAGGCTTTGCGGCATCCCTGGCTAAGGAGACGGTTACCAAAGCCTCCGACTGGGGAAAAGGCCTCGGCAAAGAGAATTACAGAGAGCACTGGTGCTATAACGTCGATTTCCAAGTTACCTCCAACTTCAAGCTCAGCTTCAAAACTGAGGACTAATTTGGCGCAGATGACAGATGCCAATGGAAATATTCAGCAAAGGACAGTGTTGCCAAAACTCGTTAGCTGAGTTTGAATAACCCAATGCTGTTAATAAAAGAGATACAATGTGGCTGAGCCTTATTTGTATGAAAAAGTAGCTCagatatacatttttatttgctcaataactttattcatttttatcttttagcactcattttaaatgtaagaaatgttgattttgtttttataaaaacacGGGGACAATGCTTTAAGTttttatacttattttttaaaatgtttgtcttcTACAGTACAATTAGCCTTACTGTAACTAGTGTGACACAGTAATAAACATCAGTGGCAGGCCACTGGTTACAACATGACTGTCATGCATTGCAGCGTGGTGTCAAAGGTATTGACCTTTCTCTTCCATGGTTCATATTAGGTTTCACCTGGGGTAAACTTGTAAGACTCTGCCTTTTGGATTTTGTGGGTATGGGTCTTGATTCTGTGAACACTCACACCTATGCCTGACTGGATTCCAGGGAGAATActcaaaagaaatacagttcaGCACCTGTAAACTTGTAATTTGAAGTGGAGCCATAGCATGTTAGTGTCATTTTCTGTATGGTAGCCCAGAGAAGGTAGTGGTATCACTAACAATGCAACCACCTCCTATGGAATGCTTTCTGTATTCAAAAGTAATGG includes:
- the DYRK2 gene encoding dual specificity tyrosine-phosphorylation-regulated kinase 2 isoform X1; this encodes MLTRKPSASAAAGAAYPPGRAGDSGRPLQSSPGTGAGVSRAGAGTGPPSPLALPPLRASNASHTVGGSKHTMNEHLHVGSHGQIQVQQLFEDNSNKRTVLTTQPNGLTTLGKSGLPVVQDRQSESAHRRQGSTSSLKSTDGTGKVKASVMTPEQAMKQYMQKLTAFEHHEIFSYPEIYFLGPNAKKRQGVIGGSNNCGYDDDQGSYIQVPHDHIAYRYEVLKVIGKGSFGQVVKAYDHKMHQHVALKMVRNEKRFHRQAAEEIKILEHLRKQDKDNNMNVIHMLENFTFRSHICMTFELLSMNLYELIKKNKFQGFSLPLVRKFAHSILQCLDALHKNRIIHCDLKPENILLKQQGRSGIKVIDFGSSCYEHQRVYTYIQSRFYRAPEVILGARYGMPIDMWSLGCILAELLTGYPLLPGEDEGDQLACMIELLGMPSPKLLDSSKRAKNFVSSKGYPRYCSITTLSDGSVILNGGRSRRGKLRGPPESREWGNALKGCDDPLFLDFLKQCLEWDPAIRMTPSQALRHPWLRRRLPKPPTGEKASAKRITESTGAITSISKLPPTSSSASKLRTNLAQMTDANGNIQQRTVLPKLVS
- the DYRK2 gene encoding dual specificity tyrosine-phosphorylation-regulated kinase 2 isoform X2, whose protein sequence is MNEHLHVGSHGQIQVQQLFEDNSNKRTVLTTQPNGLTTLGKSGLPVVQDRQSESAHRRQGSTSSLKSTDGTGKVKASVMTPEQAMKQYMQKLTAFEHHEIFSYPEIYFLGPNAKKRQGVIGGSNNCGYDDDQGSYIQVPHDHIAYRYEVLKVIGKGSFGQVVKAYDHKMHQHVALKMVRNEKRFHRQAAEEIKILEHLRKQDKDNNMNVIHMLENFTFRSHICMTFELLSMNLYELIKKNKFQGFSLPLVRKFAHSILQCLDALHKNRIIHCDLKPENILLKQQGRSGIKVIDFGSSCYEHQRVYTYIQSRFYRAPEVILGARYGMPIDMWSLGCILAELLTGYPLLPGEDEGDQLACMIELLGMPSPKLLDSSKRAKNFVSSKGYPRYCSITTLSDGSVILNGGRSRRGKLRGPPESREWGNALKGCDDPLFLDFLKQCLEWDPAIRMTPSQALRHPWLRRRLPKPPTGEKASAKRITESTGAITSISKLPPTSSSASKLRTNLAQMTDANGNIQQRTVLPKLVS